From the Borrelia puertoricensis genome, one window contains:
- the lysS gene encoding lysine--tRNA ligase has translation MKTAHWADFYAKKIIEEKGEKEKYTVASGITPSGTVHIGNFREVISVDLVARALKDANKNVRFIYSWDNYDVFRKVPKNMPDQELLTTHLRQAITRVPDTKTNQSSYARANEVEFEKYLPIVGIKPEFINQSLKYMSSDYSKQIKFALDHKDEIAKVLNQHRTTKLADNWYPISIFCTKCNKDTTTVKNYNHCYSIEYHCECGNKESLDLRKTWAAKLPWRIDWPMRWKYENVDFEPAGKDHHSSGGSFDTSIEIVKIFGGTPPITFQYDFISIKGRGGKISSSSGDVVSLKDVLEIYTPEVTRFLFASTKPNTEFSISFDLDVIKIYEDYDKFERVYYGIDDIKENKKEAFKRIYELSQPKAPDKEIPYQIGFRHLSVICQIFEGDKDKIFKLLNDVKENQKEKLINKIECCINWIKKFAPEEFKFSLRTTFDNTESLKDSNKQGVTQLLNFLKKDFNNITEKEIQDEIYNIARSNNIEPPLFFKQIYNILINKDKGPKLAGFIKAIGIQKFEEIAKHYI, from the coding sequence ATGAAAACAGCACACTGGGCAGATTTTTATGCAAAAAAAATCATAGAAGAAAAAGGTGAAAAGGAAAAATATACAGTCGCATCAGGCATTACTCCATCAGGCACTGTGCATATTGGAAACTTTAGAGAAGTAATTTCCGTTGACCTTGTAGCAAGAGCATTAAAAGATGCAAACAAAAATGTAAGATTTATATACTCATGGGATAACTATGATGTATTTAGAAAAGTACCTAAGAACATGCCTGATCAAGAATTACTGACCACTCATTTAAGACAAGCAATCACAAGGGTTCCTGACACCAAAACCAATCAATCAAGCTATGCAAGAGCAAACGAAGTGGAATTCGAAAAATATCTACCTATTGTAGGTATTAAGCCAGAATTTATAAATCAAAGTCTAAAATACATGTCAAGTGATTACTCAAAGCAAATTAAGTTTGCACTAGATCATAAAGATGAAATAGCAAAAGTCCTTAATCAACATAGAACAACAAAACTAGCTGACAACTGGTACCCTATTAGCATTTTTTGCACCAAATGCAACAAAGATACTACAACAGTAAAAAATTATAATCATTGCTATTCTATTGAATACCATTGCGAATGCGGTAATAAGGAATCACTCGATTTAAGAAAAACATGGGCTGCAAAACTTCCATGGAGAATCGACTGGCCAATGCGATGGAAATACGAAAACGTTGATTTTGAACCTGCTGGAAAAGATCATCATAGTAGTGGAGGAAGTTTTGACACTTCAATAGAAATTGTAAAAATTTTTGGAGGAACTCCGCCCATAACATTTCAGTATGATTTCATATCAATCAAAGGACGTGGTGGAAAAATATCTTCATCATCTGGAGATGTCGTGTCATTAAAAGATGTCCTTGAAATATACACTCCTGAAGTTACAAGATTCTTATTTGCATCAACAAAACCCAACACAGAATTTTCAATATCATTTGATCTTGATGTAATAAAAATTTATGAAGATTACGACAAATTTGAAAGAGTATATTATGGAATTGACGATATTAAAGAAAACAAAAAAGAAGCTTTTAAAAGAATTTATGAACTCTCTCAACCAAAAGCACCAGATAAAGAAATTCCATATCAAATTGGTTTTAGACATTTAAGTGTAATTTGTCAAATTTTTGAAGGGGACAAAGACAAAATTTTTAAACTTCTAAATGATGTAAAAGAAAACCAAAAAGAAAAACTTATAAACAAAATTGAATGTTGCATTAACTGGATCAAAAAATTTGCACCTGAAGAATTTAAATTTTCACTAAGAACCACATTCGATAACACTGAATCCTTAAAGGATAGCAACAAACAAGGAGTAACACAATTACTAAATTTTTTAAAAAAAGATTTCAACAATATCACTGAAAAAGAAATTCAAGATGAAATTTATAATATCGCAAGAAGCAATAACATTGAACCCCCATTATTCTTTAAACAAATTTACAACATATTAATTAATAAAGACAAAGGACCGAAATTAGCAGGATTTATTAAAGCAATTGGTATTCAAAAATTTGAAGAAATTGCAAAACACTATATTTAG
- the gpmA gene encoding 2,3-diphosphoglycerate-dependent phosphoglycerate mutase: MYKLVLVRHGESEWNKENLFTGWTDVKLSEKGISEALEGGRVLKQENYSFDIAFSSVLVRANDTLNIILRELGQSYIDVEKSWRLNERHYGALQGLNKAETAEKYGEDKVLMWRRSYDIPPMPLEESDKRHPIHDLRYRGIPKSELPSTECLKDTVARVIPYWTDRIARAIIEGKKVIIAAHGNSLRALIKYLDNMSDDDILKLNIPTGIPLVYELDIDLKPIKHYYLGDEDKIKAAMESVANQGKKK; this comes from the coding sequence ATGTATAAATTAGTTTTAGTGCGTCATGGTGAGAGTGAATGGAATAAAGAAAATCTTTTTACAGGCTGGACTGATGTTAAGCTTTCTGAGAAGGGTATTTCTGAGGCTTTAGAGGGCGGTAGAGTTCTTAAACAAGAAAACTATTCTTTTGATATTGCTTTTAGTTCGGTATTGGTAAGAGCTAATGATACTTTAAATATTATTTTGCGTGAGTTAGGTCAATCTTATATTGATGTAGAGAAATCTTGGCGACTCAATGAGAGGCATTATGGCGCTTTGCAAGGGTTAAATAAGGCTGAAACAGCTGAAAAATATGGAGAGGATAAGGTTTTAATGTGGAGACGTAGTTACGATATCCCTCCTATGCCTTTAGAAGAATCTGATAAACGTCATCCAATTCATGACTTAAGATATAGAGGCATTCCTAAAAGTGAACTTCCTTCAACAGAATGTTTAAAGGATACTGTTGCAAGAGTTATACCGTATTGGACAGATAGAATTGCTAGAGCTATTATTGAGGGAAAAAAGGTTATTATTGCTGCTCATGGAAATTCTTTAAGAGCTCTTATTAAATATCTTGATAATATGAGTGATGATGATATTTTAAAGCTTAATATTCCTACTGGTATTCCTTTAGTTTATGAGCTTGATATTGATTTAAAACCTATTAAACATTACTATTTAGGTGATGAGGATAAGATTAAAGCGGCCATGGAATCTGTTGCTAATCAAGGAAAGAAAAAATAA
- a CDS encoding DUF192 domain-containing protein has translation MILRALFALIFYISCANHVYDKEIIINDTKFFVKLALDEVTRSKGYMGTESINESNGMLFVFKEEKNLSFWMKDTSVSLEIAYINSVGVIKEIYSLVPFSQRVINSRYKVKYALEVPEGSFSKFKIKVGDRVKFNFDVNSLNVE, from the coding sequence TTGATCTTGAGAGCTCTTTTTGCATTAATTTTTTATATATCGTGTGCCAATCATGTATATGATAAAGAGATTATTATTAATGATACTAAATTTTTTGTTAAGCTTGCTCTTGATGAAGTTACTAGATCTAAAGGGTATATGGGAACTGAGAGTATAAATGAAAGTAATGGTATGCTTTTTGTTTTTAAAGAAGAGAAGAATTTATCTTTTTGGATGAAAGATACCTCTGTATCACTTGAAATTGCTTATATTAATTCTGTAGGTGTTATTAAGGAAATTTATAGTTTAGTTCCTTTTTCACAAAGGGTTATAAATTCTAGGTATAAGGTCAAGTATGCTCTTGAGGTTCCGGAAGGTTCTTTTTCTAAATTTAAAATTAAGGTAGGTGACAGAGTGAAATTTAATTTTGATGTTAATTCTTTAAATGTAGAATAG
- a CDS encoding N-acetylmuramoyl-L-alanine amidase family protein — protein MINLISVYLFLEAQEVDYVNILDSLDSKFFKFNFNIANDILTIEHEKGHLKLKVGFEYGLSSVGYYLYVDPILLKNGEILITKRALMQIENHFRALQSYSKPRITSIVIDPGHGGHDRGAVVTHKINEHDITLLEKDFALTYSMHVYKILSNYFLDRNILLTRVDDVFVPLQDRSELANAIKPDFPHNVIFLSIHVNNAPNPEARGIEFWYLPQDSKREVVRNFKGYDIRGNRYLRELNDILDIKYKYESKKLAEILYETFIDVLCETKIRSIREEQWFVIKNSSMPAVLIEIGFLSNIADAMLILDYNYMSKISILVLKSLIRFIEFYEK, from the coding sequence TTGATTAATTTAATCTCTGTTTATCTGTTTTTAGAGGCTCAGGAAGTTGATTACGTTAACATTCTGGATTCACTTGATAGTAAATTTTTTAAGTTTAACTTTAATATTGCAAATGATATTCTTACAATTGAACATGAGAAGGGACATCTTAAGCTTAAAGTAGGTTTTGAATATGGTCTCTCATCTGTTGGTTATTATCTTTATGTAGATCCTATCCTTTTAAAGAATGGAGAGATTTTGATAACCAAGAGGGCTTTGATGCAGATTGAAAATCATTTTAGAGCTTTGCAAAGTTATAGTAAACCACGAATAACGTCGATAGTAATTGATCCTGGTCATGGCGGACATGATAGAGGAGCTGTTGTAACTCATAAAATCAATGAACATGATATTACCCTTTTAGAAAAAGATTTTGCTTTAACTTATTCTATGCATGTATATAAAATCTTGAGTAATTATTTTTTAGACAGGAACATTTTATTAACACGTGTAGATGATGTTTTTGTGCCATTGCAAGATAGGTCTGAGCTTGCGAATGCAATTAAGCCAGATTTTCCACATAATGTTATATTTTTATCAATACATGTGAATAATGCGCCAAATCCTGAAGCTAGGGGAATTGAATTTTGGTATCTTCCCCAAGATTCTAAAAGAGAAGTTGTAAGAAATTTTAAAGGATATGATATTAGAGGTAATAGATACTTGAGGGAGCTTAATGATATACTAGATATTAAGTATAAGTATGAGTCAAAAAAATTAGCTGAGATTTTATATGAGACTTTTATTGATGTTTTATGTGAGACCAAAATTCGATCAATTAGAGAAGAGCAGTGGTTTGTGATTAAAAATAGTAGTATGCCTGCTGTGTTAATTGAAATTGGGTTTTTATCTAACATTGCTGATGCTATGTTAATTTTGGATTACAATTATATGAGTAAGATAAGTATATTAGTGCTTAAATCTTTAATTAGGTTTATTGAATTTTATGAAAAATAA
- a CDS encoding flagellar filament outsheath protein, protein MKNNSIYYSFFSRNGAKYSFEILIALLLLSFLFSLCMIFLNYENIFFRKVFYFYCENELIADLRYLKEKKTLKENLDFLVKDFLLGNSRGFSLQFGTRNVKFLYSFISNDVYFINLSKEFYNSFENGGYNDSGKLKVNLFVKSLKETIDFNYPGNVRKVVIFIEGYVLNV, encoded by the coding sequence ATGAAAAATAATTCTATTTATTATAGTTTTTTTAGTCGTAATGGGGCAAAATATTCATTTGAGATATTAATTGCACTTTTATTGTTAAGTTTTCTATTTTCTTTATGTATGATTTTTTTAAATTATGAGAATATCTTCTTTAGGAAAGTTTTCTATTTTTATTGTGAAAATGAATTGATTGCTGATTTAAGATATTTAAAGGAGAAGAAAACCCTTAAAGAGAATTTGGATTTTTTAGTTAAAGATTTTCTATTGGGTAATAGTAGGGGTTTTTCTTTGCAATTTGGCACAAGAAATGTAAAATTTTTGTATTCTTTTATAAGTAATGATGTTTATTTTATAAATCTTTCAAAAGAGTTTTATAATTCTTTTGAAAATGGTGGTTATAATGACTCTGGTAAACTGAAAGTAAATTTGTTTGTTAAATCTTTAAAAGAAACGATTGATTTTAATTATCCTGGAAATGTTAGAAAAGTTGTTATTTTTATTGAGGGTTATGTTTTAAATGTTTAA
- a CDS encoding flagellar filament outer layer protein FlaA — protein MSKVKNIVFVLFFLLFLTSLFGQEVPGALSGDNAVKNEPGELVLDFAELARDPSPTKLDLTDYVELVYSGASNIVKAEDMVLDLGISNWNVLLTPSSRMQAYVKNSVVAPAVVKGESKRYAGDTILGVRVLFPSHSQSSAMILPPFKIPFYSGEDGNQFLGKGLIDNVKTMREVKVTVYSLGHEVDLEVLFEDMSGMEYVYPLGTLRFKGWADLVWSNPNYLPGISAITGKDNIPNYPLPSSKMRFKAFRVSKSHSSKDQNLIFYVKDVRVIYDKLSVSLDSDIDNESVFKIYETRGAESLRKLKAQEALKKVLKIKENVSMPDESFQDFLEKGSNDESGAPRTKEQ, from the coding sequence ATGTCTAAAGTAAAAAATATTGTTTTTGTTTTATTTTTTCTTCTTTTCTTAACTTCTCTTTTTGGACAAGAAGTACCTGGAGCATTATCAGGTGATAATGCTGTTAAAAATGAGCCTGGTGAGTTGGTTCTTGATTTTGCGGAACTTGCAAGAGATCCAAGCCCAACTAAACTTGATCTTACAGATTATGTTGAACTTGTGTATTCTGGGGCTTCAAATATTGTGAAGGCAGAAGATATGGTCTTAGATCTTGGAATAAGTAATTGGAATGTTCTTTTAACCCCTTCATCTAGAATGCAGGCTTATGTAAAAAATTCTGTTGTTGCTCCAGCTGTTGTTAAGGGTGAATCTAAAAGATATGCAGGAGATACAATCTTAGGTGTGAGAGTATTATTTCCAAGTCATTCTCAATCTTCTGCAATGATTTTACCTCCATTTAAGATTCCTTTTTATTCTGGAGAAGACGGCAATCAATTTTTAGGTAAAGGTTTAATTGACAATGTTAAGACTATGAGAGAAGTTAAGGTTACTGTTTACAGTTTGGGTCATGAAGTTGATCTTGAAGTTTTGTTTGAAGATATGAGTGGGATGGAATATGTTTATCCTTTGGGTACCTTAAGATTTAAAGGTTGGGCAGATTTGGTGTGGTCAAATCCTAATTATCTTCCAGGTATAAGTGCTATAACAGGTAAAGATAATATTCCTAACTATCCTCTTCCTTCAAGTAAGATGAGATTTAAGGCGTTTAGAGTTTCAAAGTCTCATAGCTCAAAAGATCAGAATTTGATTTTTTATGTTAAAGATGTAAGAGTTATTTATGATAAGTTAAGTGTTTCTTTGGATTCTGATATTGATAATGAATCTGTATTTAAGATTTATGAAACACGTGGTGCAGAATCACTTCGAAAATTAAAAGCACAGGAAGCTCTTAAGAAAGTTTTAAAGATTAAAGAAAATGTGTCAATGCCAGATGAGTCTTTTCAAGATTTCTTAGAAAAGGGTAGTAATGATGAATCTGGAGCACCACGTACTAAAGAACAATAA
- the era gene encoding GTPase Era: protein MKSGFVSIIGRPSTGKSTLLNSICEHQISIISSIPQTTRNKIKGIFTDKRGQIIFIDTPGFHLSKKQFNIALMHNVHSAIKETELILYVIDIQDEPGIEENEILTIISKSKINFLVVINKIDIQKTKEREIMIFLEKKGIKKDNIIKISAEQKINIEEIKDKIYENLQEGPLYYPEEYYTDQEMNLRISEIIRGMTIKKLKEELPYSLYIEIEILEDRKNKLFIKANIIVAVESQKGIIVGKGGKGIKTIGEEARKIISEIFEKKCDLFLQVKLRKNWNKNPKLIKNLIN, encoded by the coding sequence ATGAAATCAGGATTTGTATCAATAATAGGTAGACCTTCAACAGGGAAATCTACACTTCTAAATTCAATATGTGAACACCAAATATCAATCATTTCCTCCATACCACAAACAACTAGAAACAAAATAAAAGGAATATTTACAGATAAAAGGGGTCAAATTATTTTCATAGATACACCGGGATTTCACCTAAGTAAAAAGCAATTCAATATAGCACTGATGCATAACGTACATTCTGCAATAAAAGAAACAGAATTAATTCTTTATGTAATTGATATTCAAGATGAACCTGGTATTGAAGAGAATGAAATATTAACAATTATCAGTAAATCCAAAATTAATTTCTTAGTAGTCATCAATAAAATTGATATTCAAAAAACAAAAGAAAGAGAAATAATGATATTTTTAGAAAAAAAAGGAATAAAAAAAGACAATATTATAAAAATCTCTGCTGAACAAAAAATCAATATTGAAGAAATCAAAGATAAGATTTATGAAAATCTCCAAGAAGGACCTCTTTATTATCCAGAAGAATATTATACAGATCAAGAAATGAACTTAAGAATTAGTGAAATAATTAGAGGCATGACGATTAAAAAACTCAAAGAAGAACTACCATATTCCTTATATATAGAGATCGAAATCTTAGAAGATAGAAAAAACAAACTTTTTATTAAAGCAAATATTATTGTAGCCGTAGAGAGTCAAAAAGGCATAATAGTCGGCAAAGGAGGCAAAGGAATAAAAACAATTGGAGAAGAAGCAAGAAAGATAATATCAGAAATATTTGAAAAAAAATGTGATTTATTCTTACAAGTAAAATTAAGAAAAAATTGGAACAAAAACCCTAAACTAATTAAAAATTTAATCAATTAA